The genomic window ACGCTGAAACAGATTGAAGCGACGCGATAAGCTGCTTAAACCCAATTTCACCTGTCGCAATCGGCGCTAATACCGCGATCGTAATAATCGTAACCCCCCATTGAATTCCTTTCGCTTGGATCAACAGCAGCCACTTCTCTAACCCGACGAGCTTCAGTACTAATAAACACGCTACAGCAACCATTAACGATTCATTTTTCGCCAAAAGCCCAATCCCTAACAAAAGAAGCAGAAAGATAATTTCATGCACATGTCGTCGTCCTTTCTTCTAAATTTAATGAAACTTTTTGCTTTTCATAGGCGTATAATACAGTATAATACTATGTATACGGAAAAAATTAGGAGGTGAAACTTTGTCTTCGCAATATGTACAACGTCTATTCCGTTTTCTCCTTGTGATTGGGGCACTTTTTTTGGGGGTTATCGCCATTTACTACGCCGCTACTGTTACATACCCGTTCATTATCGCATTTTTGCTTGCCTTTTTAATGAATCCAATCGTCAATTATTTAGAAAAGAAAGCAAAAATGCCGCGAGCACTTGCGGTGATCGTTTCTTTAATCGGATTGTTTGCCGTATTGGCAGGACTCGTTACACTTTTAATCGTTGAAATCGTTTCTGGCACCCAATATTTAGCGGAAGTAGTACCGAGCCATTTTCAGACGCTTGTCGTCTACATCGAAAACATCATCGCCAGCCAAATCATTCCTCTCTATAAAGATTGGGCTGCATTGTTTAAAAACTTAGACGCTAGCCAGCAAGATACAATTATGAACAATATTCAGTCGGTTGGAACAAAAATAGCGACGACGGTCGGTCAATTCATTCAAGACGTATTGCAACATATTCCTAAGTTACTCGGATGGCTACCGAACGCCGCAACAGTAATCATTTTTTCGCTACTCGCTACATTTTTCATCAGCAAAGACTGGTATCGTCTAAATGGTACAGTGCATCGGCTATTGCCAACAAGAGCGCGGACAAGCGGGCAAGCAGTATTTCTCAACTTAAAGCGCGCGCTATTTGGGTTTGTAAAAGCACAAGCAACGCTCATCTCGATTACGACTGTTATTGTGTTAATCGGATTGTTGGTTTTACGCGTCGA from Anoxybacillus amylolyticus includes these protein-coding regions:
- a CDS encoding DUF441 domain-containing protein; protein product: MHEIIFLLLLLGIGLLAKNESLMVAVACLLVLKLVGLEKWLLLIQAKGIQWGVTIITIAVLAPIATGEIGFKQLIASLQSVSAWVALLSGVFVALVARGGITLLSTDPHITAALVLGTIIAVSFFNGVAVGPLIGAGIAYMVIKVIEYL
- the ytvI gene encoding sporulation integral membrane protein YtvI, which produces MSSQYVQRLFRFLLVIGALFLGVIAIYYAATVTYPFIIAFLLAFLMNPIVNYLEKKAKMPRALAVIVSLIGLFAVLAGLVTLLIVEIVSGTQYLAEVVPSHFQTLVVYIENIIASQIIPLYKDWAALFKNLDASQQDTIMNNIQSVGTKIATTVGQFIQDVLQHIPKLLGWLPNAATVIIFSLLATFFISKDWYRLNGTVHRLLPTRARTSGQAVFLNLKRALFGFVKAQATLISITTVIVLIGLLVLRVDYAITIALIIGIVDVLPYLGTGIVFVPWIIYAAMSGDVPFAIGLGVLYVVVLVQRQIMEPKILSSSIGLDPLATLIALFVGFKLLGFLGLIAGPVLLVVIRALHSANVFHDLWQFIKG